Sequence from the Aquimarina sp. Aq107 genome:
ATTACAAAAAACTACGGGAACTACAATTGTAATTAATGAAGATCCTGTTACAGAAGAAGGAATTGTAGAAATTCTAGGAACTGGACAAGAAGGAATTGAAGCAGTATTAGCAAAAATTGATTCTATTACATTTAAACCTGTCGTTGGTAGCATATATGAAGTTAAAGTAGTTAAAATGTTAGATTTTGGTGCTGTTGTAGAATATATGGATGCCCCAGGTAATGAAGTATTGCTTCACGTTTCTGAATTAGCTTGGGAACGAACTGAAAATGTAAGTGACGTTGTAAATATGGGTGACGTTATGGATGTAAAATATTTCGGTATTGATTCTAGAACTCGTAAAGAAAAAGTTTCTAGAAAAGCTTTATTACCTAGACCTCCAAGACCTGAAGGTAGCAAATCTAGGGATGATAAGCCAAGAGGTGATAGAAAACCAAGAAATAATGATAAAAAAGAGAATTAACACACTCTCTTTATGACACTTAAAAAACGCCTTCAAATTATGAAGGCGTTTTTGTTTTTTTCATAAATTATATTGGTTTTACGAAAATGAACAGTATATTTGTATTGGTTGACCAAATTGGTTGACCAATTTTAAACAAAAAAAGTAAAGCCCTAGATTATGAAAAACAATTATTTGAAGGTGTTTACCTTCTTATTAGTATTGATCACTTCTTACAATCACACCTACTCTCAGATTGTAAACAACAATTCAGAATTACAAACAGCTATTACCAATGCTAGTGCCGGAACTACCATAACATTAGCAAACGGCACTTGGACCGATGTACAAATCAACATCAATAAGAATGGTACCGAAACAAATCCTGTTACTATCCAAGCAGAAACTCCAGGATCAGTTTTTTTTGAAGGCAACTCACGTGTAAGTATGGGTGGTTCTTATATTATTTTTGAAGGGGTTGTTTTTCAAAACCCATCTAATTTAGACGTAAATGGTAGTACTATTGAACCTGTTATAGAACTCAGAGACTCTAGCAATAATGAATGTGATAATTGTACTATTACAAATATTAAAATAGACAACTACAATGGAACCGCAGCTCAAGAGTTATTGACGTTTAAATGGATTATTGTCTATGGGCAATACAATGAAATAAGCTTCTGCTCATTCGAAGGAAAATATGGTATAGGAAGTATTATAAATGATAATAGAAATGCCACCTCTACCGAATTTGCAGAACCAGATTTTACAAAAATACATCATAATTACTTTGCTGACCGAACACCTGTTGGTGTGGTAAATGACCTAAATGATCAGGATGCTATTAGAATTGGAAATAGTAGTACTTCATTACATCCATCAAATACTGAAGTGTATGATAACTTATTCTACAATTGGTCAGGAGAAGTTGAAATCATTTCTAATAAAAGTGGTGAAAACAAGTATTACAACAATACTTTTAGAGATTACCAAGGAACACTAACACTTCGACATGGTGATGATTGCGAAGTATATAACAATTTCTTTTTTGCCGAAAACAATCTTTTCTCAGGTGGTATTCGTGTAATCGGAGAAGGGCATAAAGTATACAATAATTATATTGAAGGAGTAAATTCTGAAAAACCTGATGGAGGGAATACCAAAACCGCAGGAGCTATCAATGTAAGTAATGGACAAGAAAATTCACCTCTTAATCGTTATTTCCAAGTTAAAGATGCAGTTATTGTAAATAATACTTTTGTTAATTGTGATTATGGTTTTAGAATTGGGACTAGCGTAAGTAGCAATCCTGTTTTAACCTTAGCACCAGAGAATTTGGTAATTGCCAACAACATTATGATTAACACAGAAGAAAATGCAGTTGATGAACAAACAGCTCCAATAGGTTCTTCCATATATCAAGGGAATATTACTCAAAATGGAACTTGGGATCTTACCACTGGAACTAATAACAATCAAGTAGTAACCAATGGACTCTTAGAAAATGGGACTTTGTATTATGAATTAGGAAGTAATAGTCCTGCTATTGATGCTGCAGTTGGAAACTATCCTTTTGTAACTAACGACATCTTAGGCGGAAATCGATCCGGAAATCTTGATGCAGGTGCTGAAGAATTCAATTCAGGTGGTTCTCGTATTCCTTATACCACTGCCGATGTAGGTGTTTCAATTGGTTTTGGTGGAACCGGTATTGACAGTCCTAGATTAACTACAAATACTACATCTATAAATGTAGCAAGAAGTTCAGGAAATACTTTGTTTGATATTGATGCTAATGTAGATTGGACAATTACCGATAATGCGGATTGGTTAACTCTTGACATAACTTCTGGAAGCAACTCTGCAATAATTACAGCTAATTTCACAGAAAACACCTCATCTGCTCAACGTACGGCTACTATTACTATTAGTGAGGTAGCTGGAGGAAGTGATTTAACTACTATGTTGACCATAACACAGTCTAATATATTTTCGGAAGAAATTACAATTGTTGATGCAACTGCTATAGGAACTGAACCAGGAAAACCTAATGTAGGACCTCAATTTGCTTGGGATGATAATGTAACCGACGCAGAATATTGGACGGGAGATGCCAATACAGAACCAGAGGTTTCTATAACTTTCGATCTGTCTTGTATCAGAGTTCTAAGTGAAATAGGAATTCATGTGCTAAAAGCTGATGAAAGAACTATTAATTTTGACATTGCAGTATCTGATGATCAAACAGGTCCATTTACCAGCG
This genomic interval carries:
- a CDS encoding chondroitinase-B domain-containing protein translates to MKNNYLKVFTFLLVLITSYNHTYSQIVNNNSELQTAITNASAGTTITLANGTWTDVQININKNGTETNPVTIQAETPGSVFFEGNSRVSMGGSYIIFEGVVFQNPSNLDVNGSTIEPVIELRDSSNNECDNCTITNIKIDNYNGTAAQELLTFKWIIVYGQYNEISFCSFEGKYGIGSIINDNRNATSTEFAEPDFTKIHHNYFADRTPVGVVNDLNDQDAIRIGNSSTSLHPSNTEVYDNLFYNWSGEVEIISNKSGENKYYNNTFRDYQGTLTLRHGDDCEVYNNFFFAENNLFSGGIRVIGEGHKVYNNYIEGVNSEKPDGGNTKTAGAINVSNGQENSPLNRYFQVKDAVIVNNTFVNCDYGFRIGTSVSSNPVLTLAPENLVIANNIMINTEENAVDEQTAPIGSSIYQGNITQNGTWDLTTGTNNNQVVTNGLLENGTLYYELGSNSPAIDAAVGNYPFVTNDILGGNRSGNLDAGAEEFNSGGSRIPYTTADVGVSIGFGGTGIDSPRLTTNTTSINVARSSGNTLFDIDANVDWTITDNADWLTLDITSGSNSAIITANFTENTSSAQRTATITISEVAGGSDLTTMLTITQSNIFSEEITIVDATAIGTEPGKPNVGPQFAWDDNVTDAEYWTGDANTEPEVSITFDLSCIRVLSEIGIHVLKADERTINFDIAVSDDQTGPFTSVLTGQDSMIEIGAENTEQLFNLNNATGRYVKFTSNGNSTGSGFASIVEVNIYGDTTCDATLGVDDNLLSSKGILLYPIPAKNQPIVIESNTIIGKVEVFDLHGRLMLKKEIDSSIGQLEISNFSTGTYIAKIQGAYGRFIVQ